One region of Macadamia integrifolia cultivar HAES 741 chromosome 11, SCU_Mint_v3, whole genome shotgun sequence genomic DNA includes:
- the LOC122093218 gene encoding protein LTV1 homolog, with translation MGKKKFIDKKKSATFQLLARDSSSPSYDGDPSGDRVFVRVDDNPYSVNGFFDEDVHDVGGTAHSGYSLKTDVTNDPNSIFADASGDGDDEDDADYDRFEIHGNQNQSLVTGAGPLPDHARREILELGFPDDGYNYLAHLREIKNTGGGSAFYHNSKAKLDQLPLDVKAYDASKVRMPRSLANDDANENSMYTTAAKTVGLKIQKAVDPEVAALLDDGDLSRFGSDVEDLEEDFVVRANVPEEKEDVLDKNINSFDRSRVTGQEVSKHAICYAEQQGSHLLGCDASRSHEAEQEIVTEQPRFRRILDEQFDMLTLQEYGTDCDYDYDNDGSIVAEGDTLADKLNHVLKDHVVDELDLVDKYKVPADFLHQSGGPDSKELVDSAADVIRRCAEYAEMYNENKDNEDVMVLEESSEESEVWDCETIVSTYSNLDNHPGKIEAPEYGRKKKLAETVSKAAASEHVISLRGKERLPVEFLPHSRKVVAEKVTKAPITKPEIPKRRPHGQESKEEKKGRKVSASCLFQLFLSYA, from the exons atggggaagaagaagttCATCGATAAGAAAAAATCTGCTACTTTTCAGCTACTTGCAAGGGACTCATCCAGTCCCAGTTATGATGGTGATCCCTCTGGAGACAGAGTTTTCGTTAGGGTTGATGATAATCCATACTCGGTTAATGGATTCTTTGACGAAGATGTCCATGACGTTGGAGGCACTGCTCATTCTGGTTATTCCCTCAAAACTGATGTCACAAATGATCCGAACTCCATTTTTGCCGATGCTTCTGGTGACGGTGACGATGAAGATGATGCTGACTATGACAGATTTGAGATCCatggaaaccaaaatcaaagtCTGGTGACTGGTGCAGGGCCACTACCAGATCATGcgaggagagaaattttggaGCTTGGATTTCCTGACGACGGTTATAACTATCTTGCTCATCTTCGGGAGATTAAGAACACTGGAGGTGGTTCTGCCTTTTACCATAACAGTAAAGCGAAGCTTGATCAGCTCCCACTTGATGTGAAG GCTTATGATGCTTCGAAGGTACGCATGCCTCGTTCACTTGCCAATGATGATGCAAATGAGAATTCCATGTACACTACTGCAGCGAAGACTGTGGGTTTAAAGATTCAGAAGGCTGTTGATCCTGAAGTTGCAGCTTTACTTGACGACGGTGATTTGTCTCGGTTTGGCTCAGATGTGGAGGACTTGGAAGAAGATTTTGTTGTTCGTGCAAACGTTcctgaagaaaaggaagatgttCTGGATAAGAATATCAATTCATTTGACCGATCCAGGGTAACTGGACAAGAAGTCAGCAAGCATGCTATTTGCTATGCTGAACAACAGGGATCTCATTTGCTTGGCTGTGATGCATCAAGAAGCCATGAAGCAGAGCAAGAGATTGTTACTGAGCAGCCAAGGTTTCGTCGAATTTTGGATGAGCAATTTGATATG CTCACACTTCAGGAATATGGTACAGACTgtgattatgattatgataatGATGGTTCCATAGTTGCAGAAGGTGATACCCTTGCAGACAAGCTTAATCATGTCCTTAAAGATCATGTTGTGGATGAGTTGGATCTTGTTGACAAATACAAAGTTCCTGCTGATTTCTTGCaccaaagtggtggtccagacAGTAAAGAACTCGTAGACTCTGCTGCTGATGTGATCCGCCGGTGTGCAGAGTATGCTGAGATGTACAATGAAAACAAAGATAATGAGGATGTGATGGTTCTAGAGGAAAGTAGTGAAGAATCTGAGGTGTGGGACTGTGAAACTATTGTTTCAACATACTCAAATCTTGATAACCACCCTGGGAAAATTGAAGCTCCAGAGTATGGTAGAAAGAAGAAACTGGCTGAAACTGTCTCTAAAGCTGCTGCCAGCGAGCATGTTATTTCTCTTCGTGGAAAGGAGAGGCTTCCAGTTGAATTTTTACCTCACAGTAGAAAAGTTGTTGCGGAGAAGGTGACGAAAGCACCAATCACAAAACCTGAGATACCGAAGAGGAGACCTCATGGCCAAGAgtcaaaggaagaaaagaaaggaaggaaggtAAGTGCTTCCTGCTTGTTTCAACTTTTCTTAAGTTATGCCtga
- the LOC122093308 gene encoding uncharacterized protein LOC122093308 isoform X1 has translation MLFYRLSWILCFLFVVRKPVKLFLPLYAKSRTVTIVTFGNMALQGDVAMALQGDFSQGFVSNSKGSDQIGDAISSEDAAWVDSCLVYDPELSASGWDALKDVLLDIVNSQSRSHFETMETENDFCSHFEAMETENASHSRGTSGELLTMIEDEEAGAAPYPEGTDDDLVPASEKVETAIYRSYLRSDFLLKPYNRGENCNTGGVDLCCTNEIHSSCDGIFKVWDLDTLTEEDELIKQLKEALAESSLRDIPSTPGGHGTNSNKEALRDLLAGIADLSLRQSPG, from the exons ATGTTATTCTATCGACTCTCATGGATCTTATGTTTTCTATTCGTAGTGAGAAAACCTGTAAAATTGTTTCTGCCCCTGTATGCGAAGTCAAGAACTGTAACCATCGTTACGTTTG GCAACATGGCATTACAAGGTGATGTAGCCATGGCATTGCAAGGTGATTTTTCTCAAGGCTTTGTTTCTAATTCAAAAGGTTCTGACCAGATTGGGGATGCAATCTCCTCAGAAGATGCGGCATGGGTTGATTCTTGCCTGGTTTATGATCCTGAACTGTCTGCTAGTGGTTGGGATGCTCTAAAAGATGTGTTGTTAGATATTGTCAATTCACAATCCCGTTCACACTTTGAGACCATGGAAActgaaaatgatttttgttcACATTTTGAGGCTATGGAAACTGAAAATGCTTCACATTCCAGAGGAACTTCTGGTGAGCTCCTAACCATGATTGAGGATGAGGAAGCAGGAGCTGCACCATATCCAGAGGGAACTGATGATGACCTTGTTCCTGCAAGTGAAAAGGTTGAAACTGCAATATACCGGAGTTACTTGAGAAGTGACTTCTTGTTGAAACCTTATAATCGTGGTGAAAATTGTAACACTGGTGGAGTTGATTTATGCTGTACAAATGAGATTCATTCGTCTTGTGATGGCATCTTCAAGGTCTGGGATCTGGATACACTTACCGAGGAAGATGAACTCATCAAACAGTTGAAGGAGGCTCTTGCTGAGAGTTCGCTGCGTGATATACCATCAACTCCAGGTGGTCATGGCACTAATTCAAATAAGGAAGCACTTCGTGATCTACTCGCTGGCATTGCGGATCTGTCTTTGCGTCAATCCCCTGGCTGA
- the LOC122093308 gene encoding uncharacterized protein LOC122093308 isoform X2, with amino-acid sequence MALQGDVAMALQGDFSQGFVSNSKGSDQIGDAISSEDAAWVDSCLVYDPELSASGWDALKDVLLDIVNSQSRSHFETMETENDFCSHFEAMETENASHSRGTSGELLTMIEDEEAGAAPYPEGTDDDLVPASEKVETAIYRSYLRSDFLLKPYNRGENCNTGGVDLCCTNEIHSSCDGIFKVWDLDTLTEEDELIKQLKEALAESSLRDIPSTPGGHGTNSNKEALRDLLAGIADLSLRQSPG; translated from the coding sequence ATGGCATTACAAGGTGATGTAGCCATGGCATTGCAAGGTGATTTTTCTCAAGGCTTTGTTTCTAATTCAAAAGGTTCTGACCAGATTGGGGATGCAATCTCCTCAGAAGATGCGGCATGGGTTGATTCTTGCCTGGTTTATGATCCTGAACTGTCTGCTAGTGGTTGGGATGCTCTAAAAGATGTGTTGTTAGATATTGTCAATTCACAATCCCGTTCACACTTTGAGACCATGGAAActgaaaatgatttttgttcACATTTTGAGGCTATGGAAACTGAAAATGCTTCACATTCCAGAGGAACTTCTGGTGAGCTCCTAACCATGATTGAGGATGAGGAAGCAGGAGCTGCACCATATCCAGAGGGAACTGATGATGACCTTGTTCCTGCAAGTGAAAAGGTTGAAACTGCAATATACCGGAGTTACTTGAGAAGTGACTTCTTGTTGAAACCTTATAATCGTGGTGAAAATTGTAACACTGGTGGAGTTGATTTATGCTGTACAAATGAGATTCATTCGTCTTGTGATGGCATCTTCAAGGTCTGGGATCTGGATACACTTACCGAGGAAGATGAACTCATCAAACAGTTGAAGGAGGCTCTTGCTGAGAGTTCGCTGCGTGATATACCATCAACTCCAGGTGGTCATGGCACTAATTCAAATAAGGAAGCACTTCGTGATCTACTCGCTGGCATTGCGGATCTGTCTTTGCGTCAATCCCCTGGCTGA
- the LOC122093224 gene encoding PHAF1 protein At3g51130-like isoform X2: protein MLQRTRRRCESTAMGAIVLDLRPGVGIGPFTLGMPICEAFSQIQQQPNIYDVVHVKYIDEEPLKLDIVISFPDHGFHLRFDPWSQRLRLIEVFDVKRLQMRYATSLIGGPSSLATFLAVYALFGPTFAGIYDKDREVYTLFYPGLSFAFPIPTQYKDCCHDVEGSLMNKALAPPLPSGDLYMEEVHAKLGEELWFTVGGQHIPFGASPQDVWTEFGRPCGIHQKQVDQMVIHSTSDLRPQTTLWGDYFYNYFTRGLDILFDGKTHKIKKFVLHTNFPGHADFNSYVKCNFIIYSSNVGAHFEEGNASKNCITPSTKWEQVKEILGDCGRAAIQTQGSINNPFGSTFVYGYQNVAFEVMKNGYIATVTLFHS, encoded by the exons ATGCTACAGAGAACCAGAAGAAGGTGCGAAAGCACGGCCATGGGAGCTATCGTTCTTGATCTCCGTCCTGGCGTTGGAATCGGGCCTTTCACTCTTG GGATGCCGATATGTGAAGCATTTTCTCAAATACAACAACAGCCTAACATATACGATGTAGTCCATGTGAAGTACATCGACGAG GAGCCACTGAAGTTGGATATCGTTATTAGTTTTCCGGATCATGGTTTCCATCTTCGCTTTGATCCTTGGTCCCAA AGGCTTCGCCTCATTGAAGTTTTTGATGTCAAGCGACTTCAAATGCGTTATGCCACTTCTCTCATAGG GGGACCATCCTCTTTAGCTACTTTTCTAGCTGTTTACGCACTTTTTGGTCCAACATTCGCTGGGATCTATGACAAAGACAGAGAGGTTTACACTCTTTTCTACCCG GGATTGTCCTTCGCCTTCCCAATTCCCACACAGTATAAAGATTGCTGCCATGATGTGGAAG GGTCTTTAATGAATAAGGCTTTGGCTCCTCCATTACCTTCTGGCGATCTTTACATGGAAGAAGTGCATGCTAAG CTTGGGGAAGAGTTATGGTTTACTGTAGGTGGTCAGCATATTCCTTTTGGTGCATCACCACAG GATGTGTGGACTGAATTTGGTCGTCCTTGTGGAATCCATCAGAAGCAG GTTGACCAAATGGTTATTCACTCTACATCAGACCTGCGTCCACAAACAACTCTATGGGGGGATTATTTCTACAATTATTTTACTCGTGGTCTGGACATATTATTTGATGGGAAG ACTCATAAAATCAAGAAGTTTGTTTTGCATACTAACTTTCCTGGACATGCGGACTTCAATTCATATGTAAAATGCAACTTCATAATCTACAGTTCTAACG TTGGAGCACATTTTGAGGAAGGAAATGCTTCGAAGAACTGCATCACCCCGAGCACAAAATGGGAACAAGTAAAG GAGATCCTTGGGGATTGTGGGCGAGCTGCGATACAAACACAAGGATCCATAAACAATCCATTTGGATCTACTTTTGTGTATGGTTATCAAAATGTTGCTTTTGAG GTTATGAAAAATGGGTATATTGCCACTGTAACCCTCTTCCACTCGTGA
- the LOC122093224 gene encoding PHAF1 protein At3g51130-like isoform X1, translating to MLQRTRRRCESTAMGAIVLDLRPGVGIGPFTLGMPICEAFSQIQQQPNIYDVVHVKYIDEEPLKLDIVISFPDHGFHLRFDPWSQRLRLIEVFDVKRLQMRYATSLIGGPSSLATFLAVYALFGPTFAGIYDKDREVYTLFYPGLSFAFPIPTQYKDCCHDVEAELPLEFPDGTTPVTCRVSIYDSSNDGKVGVGSLMNKALAPPLPSGDLYMEEVHAKLGEELWFTVGGQHIPFGASPQDVWTEFGRPCGIHQKQVDQMVIHSTSDLRPQTTLWGDYFYNYFTRGLDILFDGKTHKIKKFVLHTNFPGHADFNSYVKCNFIIYSSNVGAHFEEGNASKNCITPSTKWEQVKEILGDCGRAAIQTQGSINNPFGSTFVYGYQNVAFEVMKNGYIATVTLFHS from the exons ATGCTACAGAGAACCAGAAGAAGGTGCGAAAGCACGGCCATGGGAGCTATCGTTCTTGATCTCCGTCCTGGCGTTGGAATCGGGCCTTTCACTCTTG GGATGCCGATATGTGAAGCATTTTCTCAAATACAACAACAGCCTAACATATACGATGTAGTCCATGTGAAGTACATCGACGAG GAGCCACTGAAGTTGGATATCGTTATTAGTTTTCCGGATCATGGTTTCCATCTTCGCTTTGATCCTTGGTCCCAA AGGCTTCGCCTCATTGAAGTTTTTGATGTCAAGCGACTTCAAATGCGTTATGCCACTTCTCTCATAGG GGGACCATCCTCTTTAGCTACTTTTCTAGCTGTTTACGCACTTTTTGGTCCAACATTCGCTGGGATCTATGACAAAGACAGAGAGGTTTACACTCTTTTCTACCCG GGATTGTCCTTCGCCTTCCCAATTCCCACACAGTATAAAGATTGCTGCCATGATGTGGAAG CGGAGTTGCCACTTGAGTTTCCAGATGGGACAACTCCAGTTACATGTCGTGTCTCAATATATGATAGTTCTAATGACGGCAAAGTTGGTGTAGGGTCTTTAATGAATAAGGCTTTGGCTCCTCCATTACCTTCTGGCGATCTTTACATGGAAGAAGTGCATGCTAAG CTTGGGGAAGAGTTATGGTTTACTGTAGGTGGTCAGCATATTCCTTTTGGTGCATCACCACAG GATGTGTGGACTGAATTTGGTCGTCCTTGTGGAATCCATCAGAAGCAG GTTGACCAAATGGTTATTCACTCTACATCAGACCTGCGTCCACAAACAACTCTATGGGGGGATTATTTCTACAATTATTTTACTCGTGGTCTGGACATATTATTTGATGGGAAG ACTCATAAAATCAAGAAGTTTGTTTTGCATACTAACTTTCCTGGACATGCGGACTTCAATTCATATGTAAAATGCAACTTCATAATCTACAGTTCTAACG TTGGAGCACATTTTGAGGAAGGAAATGCTTCGAAGAACTGCATCACCCCGAGCACAAAATGGGAACAAGTAAAG GAGATCCTTGGGGATTGTGGGCGAGCTGCGATACAAACACAAGGATCCATAAACAATCCATTTGGATCTACTTTTGTGTATGGTTATCAAAATGTTGCTTTTGAG GTTATGAAAAATGGGTATATTGCCACTGTAACCCTCTTCCACTCGTGA